The genomic interval CATTAAACAGCGGGTCGAACTCTGTTACTTCGGTTCTTTGACCGTAAGACTTAAATCCGTCTAACACGATGGATTTAATGTacattgtgattttttaataccATTCCTTTTTCTGCGTGAAATTGATCCTGCAACTTCTTTTACGTGTTAAAGGCTGTAAGTTGGTTTGATgccttgaaatttgaaaactaagGAAGAAcagaaaagaggaaaaattcaaaataaaggtaaaaaagtaatttaatgtTTACGTTTGGTTGTACagaaaactagaaaattcaaaattgtctTCGAGTTTTTAACGGACATTTGACATTTAGCTGCTATCTTCGTTCATGTTCTGCTAATAAATAAGGATAAAGAATATAGGTAGAGAGCCTATTTGACTTTTTTCGGCTTCAATACTCTTGCGTCTGACGTCATGCCTATCTGATTGGTTGGTTGAAAGACGTTACGCAAACGTTCGTATTTCATTAGATATCAAGGGAAACTGTGGGGCGCACGTAGAGGATCACCCTTGCGTTGGTATGTTTCTGGAACCTTCCTCAGTACATGTTAAACTAACAGATTTGGGCCTTTTGAGATCTTGATTAAAGCGataaaatctataaaatatctattttattGGCCAAGTAACACCTATTTACAATCACGTTTGTAATTCCGTaatacaaaagaaaatcaGGCAGAGTCGTTAATGATATGATCAATTATAAGGTAAAAACTATCTGGAATCGTGTGACTAATAAGAGAGCTAAGTTACATTTATTGCACCTAacaaattttggttttatgaCCGCTCCTGGCCAAAAGGTAGAGCCATGCTCAGCAGGGATAAATTACACACTTATAGTACCAGTAAACATATACAATTGCACGGTTTTTTATGAGCGATTTCGCCGGTTCTCGAGATAAATCGTAATATCTAGTGTTAAGCGTCTTTGTCATCAACCTTCCGAAGcccttaaataataattgtcaATTGCACCAGCAGCCCCTATCGCAGTTGGTTTACTCTATGTATTAACGCTACACGAATAGGAATTGGTGAAGGCTGGTCACTAATAGAATTCAAGAAGCGATCGCTACTTTGAATTCTACGTTCAATCACATTGAATTTATTCTATAACGAGGCATCGGGGGAGGTGTTCTTTGAGATAATCGAACAGTTCTCTCGACGCTCCTGGGCAATTAGTCAGTTCAAGCTCACGCATGTGTCGCAACTGGATTAGGCTGGAGAGACCATTCGAGGTCAGGAGGGGGCAACCTAGAAAGAGATTTTAGTGGGAAACGCTTTTCAGATAGGTTAGTTAAGGCAATAAAAGCAGGCAACACACCGCACGCGTTTTTGGGTGCCTATACGCACGgcgaaaaacgaaaaacaattGAAGAGCGTGTTTGGTGACAgattctctatttttttttaatccaggGTGCGGCGCGGGAACCAAGCGCTTTTAAAGCATGTAGTACTTGACCGTTTACAATGGAAAAGTTGTGTTTCAACAGGCATTTCATTCCTCGGTTATTACTACCCTTCAGTTGGCCCACGGAGTCGTCGTGGACCTTAGAACATCGAATATTCGTTTATGGTTATTTCGTTAGGAGTGGTCCTTGACAGCAGTTCAGCGTCGATTTCGTCGGGGGCCTTACCTCTGCTTATATGGTTTCTTTTCACGGGGTTATCTGAAGGCACGTGCCTAGGAGCCGCCGGCACGAAGCAATCCGGCATCAGATTACCGAACTCAACGGAGACCTGCTGGAACGTCTTCAGCGTTGCGTAGAACGAGAACGGACAGCACATGCCAGATGTAATTTTCCATTCGTCGTTATGAAATGCTACATTTTCGACCGTactgttataataaaaaagcgAATTATTTATCGAAAACTATGCGTGCGTGATTATTTCATAAACACTGCGTTCCCATGGCGCACCCTGTGTGTTTGCGGGGCGGATGTTTCCATGCGTTCTTTCGATGTTCATGGAGAATCGTGCTATAAAGCGGGCCCTCCAGCGATGCCAAGCACTCAAAGAGGCCGCCGAAACATCCAGAAACTTACCAGCAAGCGACAGTATTTGTAAATTCCTCATTCCGCACAAATGCTGCAGCCCGAAATCCCTTATTTGCGAGCACCATCGCAAGTATAAAGCTTGCAGCGATAGCATGGTGGAAATGTACCCTATTCCTATATCAGTCACGTGAACACACCTAAAAACACCCTTGTCGTTAACTGGCGTTAAACGAGGACTCCCACCTGCCTATCCAGAGTGAGGTCTTCTAGTTGATTGAGGTCGCAGGCGATGTATTCCAAGGCAGCGTCGGTTATGCGGGGACACCACGATAAATCCAGAGAGCGGAGCTTTTGCAGGTTCTCCGCTATCAGTTCCACCCCATCGTCGGTTATCTTACTGCAGCCCGACAAGCTCAGAACCGTCAGATTGGGCAGGGAGTGaactaaaatgaaaacaaacccGCAACAATTAATCGTTCGGTTAATGGTATGAGTGGCGCGCACCAATATTGACAACCCCGTGATTGGTGATCTCCCAGCAGGAGTGCAGTCGAAGCACCCCCAAAGAGCTCCCCTGTTTTGGCGAGAAGTACCCCAACGCCTGGTCGGTGACGTGGTACGCCTGCAATTGGAATTCGTACAAGGCGGGAAGAAGCTGTGCCACGGCTCCGACGGCCTCGTCGGCGACGTTTATGCAATCGGTAAGGGTGAGGGAGACTATCCGAGGGTGCAGGCATTGCCAAAGCCCTTGTTCCGTTATCTCGTTACAGCCTGCCAGTTCCAGTTCGTAGAGGGCCTGCGGCAAAAGAGGGGCACTGAGCATAACCAGAACTAACATCAAATGGAGTTTCGAACGATTGGGGGGATAAGGACCCGGGTAATTTGCTTCCATCGAGAGCTGAGCTGCGAAATAATGTTTTCTCATAGATCAAAAGGGATCAGTTAAATGTGGCGGCACTGCTCCTAAACGGTGgacgcttttttttttttagattaagtGGGTATTACTTTACGGACCTGACTCGAAAGGGAAATTTGAAGCGGAGAGTTTCCAATTAGAAGTCGCGTCTCCCAAAACTCGCCCCCGAGATTTTGAGCTTCTCCGTTAATGTCTTGTCTGCTTCGGCTCGCACAATCTTAAACTTCCTGTTTCGCGTGTAAATCGTTTGATTAACCTTGAAAATTGCCTCGAAGCGGCTTTGAAAATATCAGAAATCGATGTTAACCCCCCTATCAGAactaatttagttttattttcggCAGAGCCTCTTTGACGAGCGCTCGCCAAGGACGATACAAACGTCTCCTCGATAGCCTTCCTGCCATCCTTTCTTTTTCCAATTCAGCATTCAGGTCACGGAATTTCGCCCTATTATCTCCTCAAGCATACATTTCCGAGAGAACGGTCAAAGGACATTTCGAAATGTTTGCGGAAAATCGTTAAATCTCTTGAAACCTTGCCAGAGGAGAGATTTATGTTCGATGCTCTTCTGGTCGGTTTCAGCCCCGCTCGTTGCTAAATCAAAACTTTACAAACTAAATAAATCGACAAATTCACCTGAAGATGGTCCATCAGCGACTCGAGGCCGTGATCCCCTATGCTGGAGCACCTCAGTTTCAGCGTGTGCATGTGCTTCGAAGCCAAAGGGAATGCATTGATCAAGTCCATGGCGTCCTCGTTGGTGGCCCCGATGAGGCACAGGCTGTGAAACCCTCGCCTCAGCAACGAAGAGTATAATCTGGCCCTCTCGTTCACTTGAAATCCTCTCAGTTCCCGGCACTGTAACGCCGGTATCAACCCTGTCCAATACCGCGGCGATCTGTACAAAATGTCCCGCCATCGAGCGCACACTTGAGACAAAACGCACCTCTCACTGGGGCTGAAGAACAAAAAGAACTTGGACAAGAACTTTTCGTCCAACATCAACTGTTCCCACGTCAGGTGCACAGGTGAGGTCTTCGCCTTCCTCACAGGAGGTGTGCTCGGAGGTGCATTATTAGTTTTTGGGTGACCCCTGGACGGCAACAACCTCGATGGCTTTTCTGGAGCGGTCACGGCAGCGCTGCTTCCGCCGCAGAAGACGTTGGTCACCCGTTCCATAACGCTACCCTTGGACGAGTGGTGTTTGCTGCTTCTGAGGCCCAGACCATTGATGCGTTTGGACAGCTCCGCTGAGGCTCGTTCCACCACCCCTTGGGCTGAGATCGACGACATGGTGATGGTTGAATGGTACGAGAATCACGACATATCCGAGAGAAAGCGTTGCGACGAGTGACGCGCCTGTACGTCCGAACGGGCACTGTTTGGCTCGAGGGGGATGGAATCACCCTTATAACGTCGCCGCGATCAATACTGTTTCAGCATAGCCGGATTTAGACATTTATTCTTCgggtatatataaaaaaaaatgtgcagaTACAATGCTGCAATAGTCGACACTGAGGACGCTTTAGGTTGCACGAAACTGCATGGAAGTCGTCATGAAATTTGCCCCTGCTTTTCCATcataacgatttttttgtctttttatgAGGTACGAAACGTTGCGGTGCTTCTCCATTACTTTGCCCGCATCAAACTGCCATTAATAGCGATAATTATAGAGCTATTTGATGAACATTTCCCTTGAATAGCGCCGCccctgctttttttttataagcacGTGCCCCACGCGCATTTCTATTACACACCCCTTGAAGGCATTTATTAAAGGAAGAACGGGTAAACCGACACTTTATGTGCATTGTTGGCCAATCTATATGCACTCGCAATACCGATTATCGTAAAAGGTATTTTACGCATTCATGGCAAAGTTTTCCTAAATCTGGCCCCCGCACTCTTCAGACTTAGATTGTTTGGACCATATTTTTCCCTCCAGTATCGCCTGTCGCTGCGGACTTTCTGAATATTACCTGAAAAGTTACGGCAGCTTCATCGCATTGATAATCAGATACTGCCCAGGCCAAGAAGTGCAATTGGCCAGGGCTTAAGAGCGCTTACCCGGAAATCAAAAACCGCGTGGGTGTCTTATCTGGGGCTCGGGCCATCCGGGGAACggtatttttaagtaaaaaggTCACGCAATATGCATATGTGTTAAGCGACGATCTCTACTCCacgatcaaattttgaattcattttttcatttgcttCTCATACAAAACCCTGCCGGTGttcaggattttttaaatacccctACACGTCGAGACTTGTTTATTTCTTTCATGTTCGAGGCTCACTTTCACCGGTCATCAAGGTAGATTGAAAACGAAGAACATGTGGTGTTTCGACATTTACTTCCCCTTCAATAAGTCCGGTGAGTCAAGCGTGATAGTGCGAAGGGGGAATCGCAATCCCATCCGGATTCCTTTTGTACCTTCGCCATTTGGTCCATTAGTGCCCGTCTTAGAAAGCTTCGAAAAACGTTCGGTACTTCACTAAGATGATGCACCATCGGTTCGCCGAAAGCTCGGCATCTTTAGGTGGATTTTGTTAAGGAAAATCGGGATCAAAATCGcgaaaattaatagtaaagTCACCCCATGTGCCCAACTAAAACTAAAAGAAGTAGAGTAACGGACTCCGTGCAGATTACAGGAAAGCCTTTTGGAACCTCAGGTGATTTTTCCCTTTGGGATCAGGTTAGCTGGTGtccatatttatcaaattgGTTGTTTTCCATAGTGGACTTCCAAAGAACGACAGCTCCTTCACCAAAATGTACAGAAGCCGGCTCCTGATGTCCTCTTAGAGTCATACCAAGCAGATCTGAGTTTAGCGGACTATGCTTCTGAGTACTGTTTAAAATGACTTCTTTAATGACAGACACGCCGGCATCTCGTAATATTCAAACTTATAgttaaatttcattcaaaaaattttctccGCCATAATGTCAACAGGTTTGTTTATGCTTTGGATATATCTCCTCAGACTCATAGATGGAGCACCACGTAGAGGTTTTCGAACGCGCAAATCCAGGACGGATTATTCTCTATCAGCTGATCTTTAACCATTCCGATTTGCTGGCAGCCGTCGTAGATCAGTTTGATTGGCTGAAAATCAGCTGACAGGATCAATctaatttagatattttaacgaaaatcgTGTACGTACAAAGAATGAGAGCTACTGCCTGTAAACAAACTTGGAAGTTAATGTTCCTAttcctaatttaattaattgttgtttacctcaattttttgatttattaaaccCGTAATTAACAtgacaaacaaacaaaatcgaTATGAAAAAATCGAGTTCCTGGGCGAAGGCCAATTTGCCACTGTGTACAAAGCCCGAGACGTAGAAACCGACCGAATCGTAGcagtgaaaaaaataaaattgggtACCAGAGAAGAAGCTCAGGACGGCATCAACAGGACGGCACTAAGAGAAATCAAACTGCTGCAAGAACTGGACCATGAGAATCTTATAGGGCTTCTAGACATCTTTGGACACATGTCCAACGTTTCCCTAGTGTTTGATTTTATGGACATCGATTTGGAGGTGATAATAAAAGACAATACAATTATTCTTACCACTGCCAACATAAAGTCATATGTATTGCAAACCCTCAGAGGACTGGAATATCTGCATTTGAATTGGATCTTGCATCGAGACCTTAAACCAAATAACTTACTTGTAGACTCTAGAGGAGTGTTGAAAATTGGTGATTTTGGTTTGGCAAAGATGTTTGGGTCTCCCAATCGAATTAACACTCATCAAGTTGTTACAAGGTGGTATCGGGCACCAGAACTGCTTTTTGGTGCCAAGCAATATGGGACTTGCATAGATATTTGGGCTGTGGGGTGTATTTTGGCAGAGCTTTTGTTGCGAGTGCCTCTGTTTCCTGGAGAATCAGACCTTGATCaacttacaaaaatatttagtgtCTTTGGAAATCCCACTGAGGAGAACTGGCCTGGAGTCAAGACCCTTTGTGACTATATAGAGTTTAAAACATTCCCCTCAATACctataaaatcaatatttactGCAGCTGGAGATGATTTGCTGAATTTAATAGAAACCATGCTGGTGCTGAATCCTATTGCAAGGAAAACTTGCACAGGGTGCTTGAAAATGCCTTTCTTCAGCAATAAACCTGCTCCTACAGTGGGTACAAAATTGCCCCTTCCACAAAACGTTAGAAAAATTATGGATATAGAAAAACCATCTCTAAAAAGGAAGTTACTAGACACAGTAGAGGGGGGCACTCTATCTAAAAGACTGTTTGTGTAGTATTTATTTCAGATTTACAACacttacaaaatttttctttaagaatgttaatattaataaacatgaTGTTACTCAATAATCAAAgttatattcaaaatatgaagagTCAAAATTGTGAATCCTAACATAACCATCCTCTCCTCCTGAAGCATAGGATTTTCCATCTGGATGGAAAGCCACACTGTTAATTGGACCAAAATGGCCCTTAACCCGCCCAAATTCTTCCTCAAACACTAAATGGAAAAAGCGGGAGTCAAACTTTCCAGCTCTAGAACTCGTGGTTGTCACCTCCATGGCTTCTTGCCCTCCACCTACATTATGTGTTGATtacctattaattttttctataaatcaCATTTATTACCTAACACCACATGCTCTAAAATGGGACTGATAGCAGCAGAATTAACAGGCCTCTCAGTTTTATAAGTTTTCAGTAACATTAGAGTTTCAGCATCAAAGAGCCTGGCAGTGTGATCTTTGGAGGCAGTAATAAACATTGTCGCATCTTTATTCCATTGCAtatcattaattaaattatcatgCTCCTTAACactgttgatttttttgccaGTCTAAACAGTATATTTGATTattagaataaaatattacaataaaaatccTTGCCTTAAGGTCCCACTGGGATATTTCTCCGTTTTCATGGCCAGTAATGACAGTCTCATCTAAGTTGTCCCACAACAAAGAAGATACCCTTGAATCATCAGCTGTAATTGGTATTcttaaaattggtttttgatGTTGGAAGCTGCTATCAATAGTCCTAACATCAATGATGAAAAGCTCGCAGGGCTGCTTCATAGCCCTATCAGTGGCATACACCGCCATATTGGCTGAGTAACTAAACATGCATGCCCTCACTGACGAACTTGTTTCAATATGGCCTGTTTCTTTGCCAGTCTCACAGTCCCAAACTTTGAAAGTATTATCACCAGCCCCTGACATAAATTTTGTAGTGGTCCAATCGACATCAATGCACCACACAACTCCTTGATGCCCAATGAACGTCCCTAATCGCTCTCCATTGAGGGAGTACCACACGTTGGGTTTGCCGTCTTTAGAGGAGGAAAACAGGAGATCACCTTCTCGGCTATATTTGATTTGCGTTATGGAACGTTCATGTCCTTGCAATATTAAGGGTTTCTTGGGTGGAAAAAAAAGAGGCTTAATAGGGTGCGCTGAGTGCACGTAATGTAGGTCTTACCATGGTGTTGCTGGtgctagtttttttttttaatatctttggaaaaaactaaaaaaatgttgggtGCATGGAAAACTGTGACGGAAATGAAATAATGCAGGGTTTTAGGTTAATTAATATCAAGGATGACAGCTACAAGTGACGTTTTTTTATAGTATTTGGATGTATGTGTCTGTCTCACGTTTTTTATACGTATTAGAAGAAAACAACCTTATCATAGCTCGGTGAAAGGCCAGTGAAACGATTGCAGCAAGAACTTGGGATATAAGCACAAAATAACCTCAAATTGTTTACTATTcaagaataaataattattattgaataaatttgttattttactaTGAATTGAGTTAGAATTAATGAAAACTAACTAATATAAATATCGGAATACTCGAAAATGTCCAATGTCTTATTGAAACTGCTCGCTCCAAGTTTGAGCCAGCAGAGTAGCTCGAGCTTGGCACTCTCTGTACGACATGGGCACCATTTGAGGGGAAAGCCCCCCGGGGTGGCAAGAACTCTGCAACAGAGACTAGAGGGTATCTATTATTTACCTAACTTACGAAAATCTGTGTTAAGATTgcaatgtttaaaattatttaaatttgtaaagtcACTTCGCTCACTTAAAACTCAATATTGTCCCCTCCAGAAATTAACTACAAAGACCCATCTCTTCACTACAAAGTGGATATTGGTCTTCCACCTCCTCAAATCCCAAAAAAGGCCCTATTAAATCAGCGACTTGAACACATGAAAAGTCGCAAGGATACAGACCTTGAGAGACTTGCTAGAAACCACAATTGTAAGTCATTTTAAGCAGCGCTTTTATGGTTCCTCAAAAATAACTCTCTGTACAGTGTTCATTGATTTGGAGAAATGCAATTCTGAGTGGCTTAAAACCGTTGGTCCTCAACACATCAGGCGAATAGCTGAGCATTATGGGGTATTTGAGCATCTTTTTGGGGATGCCTATTTCAATCCCCAAGTACCTTTAGAGATATTTTATGTCAAAGACAATGTTAAGTGTCCTGTGCATTATGGAAACATTCTTAAACCTGAAGATGCAGCACTGAAGCCTGAATTGACTTTTGAGAGTGATGATAGTAGCTTATGGACCTTAGTTTTAACCAATCCAGATGGGCACTTTCAGGATAACGATAAAGAATATGTCCATTGGTTTGTGTAAGTTTTATTGGTCATGGAGAGAGCTGTTGttaatttgtttgaattttagagcTAATATTCCTGGGAATAAGGTGGATAAAGGGGAAGTGATAATCAATTATCTTCAACCTTTCCCCCCTAAAGGCACTGGCTATCATCgctacatatttattttgtataaacaGAATAGGAAGCTTGATTTCTCCAAGTATAAAAAGTCAGGTCTGTGCCATAATTTATCAGATAGAACGTTCAAAACCTACGACTTTTATAAGTCCCTGCAAGACGATATCACCCCAGCAGGGCTAGCCTTATTTCAGTCCGACTGGAGCCCCAGTGTGAAGCAATTTTACCATGAAGTTCTAGGTTTGTTACAACTTTGCACACCTGCTAGCCTCGACactaaacctttttttttagacATGGGAGAACCGATATTTGAATACGACTTTCCCGCCCCGTATATCCGTCCCCAACAATGGTTTCCCAAGAGGAGGCCGTTTAACTTGTACATGGACAAATACCGAGACCCCAAGCAAATCAACAAGGAATTTTTGTTGAGGAAGTTGAAGGAGGTTCATCCATTTAAGGCACCACCCGCGCCGCTGCCGTATCCGAATGCTAGTTACATTGAAAAGGATGTGCCCACTTGGCTCAAGCTGGAAATACGCAAGTCTTGGTTGAAGTGGGGGCGAATTaatgacatagaaaagaaTTAAAGTGTTCGATGTTCAATGGTATTAGTATACAGAGGGTTCCAAATAAATCTGTTACGCTTATATGGTACTATCACTTTTGCTCCCACGAATATCTCCTGCCATTTCCAACACCAATTTCCTGGTATAAACATTAATTCACTTTTAAATGACCATAATCATTGCATGGCAATGTAAGCAACATAATAATTCGGTGATGTTTTCAATCGCTCGAAATTATGTCTCGTTGCCTATTGTGAACCTTTGAACTTGCATACAATACGGGATTCTCAggccaaataattttatgttctAGTCCGTTGTTTGAACCATCGCTCGACTGTTAACCACAATCGAAAAATACGTGTGGCGTTAAACTAGTTTCGGTTGGTTCTATCGGTCACTAGATCAATCACGTTTTATTGTCTGGAACATGTGGGTAAATAATGCAGAATTGAGATGATTCTTTGAAAAACATTAGCTGATAAAATCGCTCGTTGCCTATTTTTGTTGCAAAGATAGTGCAGACCAGGTGAGTATGTTTACGCGAATATTAATTGCTAACTGGAACCATAAAATGGCTACCGTATAATGATAATGCTGGTAATTATCTGTTCGGAGTAGAGTGATTCATCTATTCTCTAAGAACTGCTTTTTTACCTCTAGTTGCTACAGACATCTTActacaaataaaacaacattGTCGTCCACTTAAATTAACTGTTATCTAAAATTGTGAAATGCAAATACATTTCGCGCGTTATCAGCATTCAGAATAAACATTTTGTGGCTTTCAACCAGCAGTTTCACTTTTGATTTAACCGAATCAGTGAATCTATTGACAGTCACGTTCCTTCTACAGTTCGTGCAATGGACAAAGAAACTGGCGAAGTCAATTATAAGTTTCAAGTTTCCAAAGATGCTGAGACGGGGGAGGAGGAGTACATAACTTACTGTCTAGATCAGGAGACTGGAGAGAAGCAATATTACACGTTGGACAGGATATGCGAAAGTTTAAAGATGCCCAATCTCTTTAAAGTCAGTAGGTGAGCACCGACCTCGACAAGAAGGCGACTATGGCCCTGGTGACCTAAATAACACTAAATTTGAGGGCTGTTCCTCTATGGCAATTTAACGTCATAATAGTTACTCTACACTAAATCTAAACATCCCGGATATCTGCCCAATACATCCTGC from Euwallacea fornicatus isolate EFF26 chromosome 17, ASM4011564v1, whole genome shotgun sequence carries:
- the Cdk7 gene encoding cyclin-dependent kinase 7, which codes for MTNKQNRYEKIEFLGEGQFATVYKARDVETDRIVAVKKIKLGTREEAQDGINRTALREIKLLQELDHENLIGLLDIFGHMSNVSLVFDFMDIDLEVIIKDNTIILTTANIKSYVLQTLRGLEYLHLNWILHRDLKPNNLLVDSRGVLKIGDFGLAKMFGSPNRINTHQVVTRWYRAPELLFGAKQYGTCIDIWAVGCILAELLLRVPLFPGESDLDQLTKIFSVFGNPTEENWPGVKTLCDYIEFKTFPSIPIKSIFTAAGDDLLNLIETMLVLNPIARKTCTGCLKMPFFSNKPAPTVGTKLPLPQNVRKIMDIEKPSLKRKLLDTVEGGTLSKRLFV
- the eIF3i gene encoding eukaryotic translation initiation factor 3 subunit I — protein: MKPLILQGHERSITQIKYSREGDLLFSSSKDGKPNVWYSLNGERLGTFIGHQGVVWCIDVDWTTTKFMSGAGDNTFKVWDCETGKETGHIETSSSVRACMFSYSANMAVYATDRAMKQPCELFIIDVRTIDSSFQHQKPILRIPITADDSRVSSLLWDNLDETVITGHENGEISQWDLKTGKKINSVKEHDNLINDMQWNKDATMFITASKDHTARLFDAETLMLLKTYKTERPVNSAAISPILEHVVLGGGQEAMEVTTTSSRAGKFDSRFFHLVFEEEFGRVKGHFGPINSVAFHPDGKSYASGGEDGYVRIHNFDSSYFEYNFDY
- the mRpL38 gene encoding large ribosomal subunit protein mL38, with protein sequence MSNVLLKLLAPSLSQQSSSSLALSVRHGHHLRGKPPGVARTLQQRLEEINYKDPSLHYKVDIGLPPPQIPKKALLNQRLEHMKSRKDTDLERLARNHNLFIDLEKCNSEWLKTVGPQHIRRIAEHYGVFEHLFGDAYFNPQVPLEIFYVKDNVKCPVHYGNILKPEDAALKPELTFESDDSSLWTLVLTNPDGHFQDNDKEYVHWFVANIPGNKVDKGEVIINYLQPFPPKGTGYHRYIFILYKQNRKLDFSKYKKSGLCHNLSDRTFKTYDFYKSLQDDITPAGLALFQSDWSPSVKQFYHEVLDMGEPIFEYDFPAPYIRPQQWFPKRRPFNLYMDKYRDPKQINKEFLLRKLKEVHPFKAPPAPLPYPNASYIEKDVPTWLKLEIRKSWLKWGRINDIEKN
- the LOC136344676 gene encoding F-box/LRR-repeat protein 16 — translated: MSSISAQGVVERASAELSKRINGLGLRSSKHHSSKGSVMERVTNVFCGGSSAAVTAPEKPSRLLPSRGHPKTNNAPPSTPPVRKAKTSPVHLTWEQLMLDEKFLSKFFLFFSPSERCVLSQVCARWRDILYRSPRYWTGLIPALQCRELRGFQVNERARLYSSLLRRGFHSLCLIGATNEDAMDLINAFPLASKHMHTLKLRCSSIGDHGLESLMDHLQALYELELAGCNEITEQGLWQCLHPRIVSLTLTDCINVADEAVGAVAQLLPALYEFQLQAYHVTDQALGYFSPKQGSSLGVLRLHSCWEITNHGVVNIVHSLPNLTVLSLSGCSKITDDGVELIAENLQKLRSLDLSWCPRITDAALEYIACDLNQLEDLTLDRCVHVTDIGIGYISTMLSLQALYLRWCSQIRDFGLQHLCGMRNLQILSLAGCPLLTSNGLSSLIQLRHMRELELTNCPGASRELFDYLKEHLPRCLVIE